The genomic window ACCATCAATTCGTGGTTCACTTCAAGAAACGTCTTCACTTCATCCGGCACTCCGCCGAAGCCGTAGGTCCCGGTAACGAGTATGAAGGGCTCCCGAATCCGCTCGCTGCTGTTTGAAGCATTGATTTCGTAAGTATCATACTGCTCCGCCACCTGTGCGTTCCTGATGAAGCGCCTGGTATTCCCCGTCATGGAATAGAATGCAATCATCATGCCATCGCCTCCCCATTCCTTCTCCTGCAAAATAAAATAATCGAACTCCCGTCCGACAATCATGGTTGCATCTATTATCTCTTTACACGCTTCTTAAAGCTGGTAAACACTATATATTGTGTCCTACGGAAAATTTACACACAATATATGTGTATTGCACGTTCTATAATGACATAATCATCCAGAATTATCAATGGCATAATAAGACATTTCATTGGGAATAATATCACTTAAATATAGACGAAGTCGCATCATATGTATGTTATACTATAGCAAAAATTCGACCAAAAATTTTTTGGTAAAACTCTCTCTGCATATAACTGTGAAA from Salinicoccus sp. RF5 includes these protein-coding regions:
- the nrdI gene encoding class Ib ribonucleoside-diphosphate reductase assembly flavoprotein NrdI encodes the protein MMIAFYSMTGNTRRFIRNAQVAEQYDTYEINASNSSERIREPFILVTGTYGFGGVPDEVKTFLEVNHELMVGVASSGNRNWGNNFARAGEHISDEYGVPLLMKFELHGNQKDREEFIEKAGAMHESLGRKEIQPY